One window of Penaeus chinensis breed Huanghai No. 1 chromosome 3, ASM1920278v2, whole genome shotgun sequence genomic DNA carries:
- the LOC125041391 gene encoding uncharacterized protein LOC125041391 produces the protein MFGLYGLQAHRAARHSSNTGHDKYSSRTKLNKKQRKRLMQQQRDLREKKRRSTDQIHEVGISSSGPRQSPSCVPAATRRGSPCLTRNSSSVSDSWPVSRDRSPFSCLSEQDTQREAFLQKDSPPPPQQQHGGVGGEAGMVTASLESLARLFSCVAVTRPRPYHRYAQNHAMHG, from the coding sequence ATGTTCGGTTTGTACGGCCTGCAAGCCCACCGGGCGGCCAGGCATTCAAGCAACACGGGACACGACAAGTACTCAAGCCGCACCAAACTCAACAAGAAGCAGCGCAAGCGACTGATGCAGCAGCAGCGGGACCTGCGAGAGAAGAAGCGACGGTCCACAGACCAGATCCACGAGGTCGGCATCAGTAGCTCCGGCCCGCGGCAGTCCCCCAGTTGCGTCCCGGCAGCCACGCGGAGAGGTTCTCCCTGCCTCACTCGGAATTCCAGTTCAGTCAGCGACTCCTGGCCCGTGTCGAGGGATCGTTCACCCTTCTCTTGCCTCAGCGAACAGGATACTCAACGTGAGGCGTTCTTGCAGAAGGACTCCCCGCCCCCACCGCAGCAGCAGCacggaggggtggggggcgaggcCGGCATGGTCACAGCCAGCCTTGAATCCCTAGCACGACTCTTCTCCTGTGTTGCTGTCACCCGACCACGCCCGTACCACCGCTACGCCCAAAACCACGCCATGCACGG